Proteins from a single region of Salinibacter grassmerensis:
- a CDS encoding citrate synthase, whose translation MADQESVTELTTDEAPIKARGLEGVIALESELSSIDGDKGQLIYRGYDIHDLAEHASFEEVVYLLRHGELPTQTELDDFSSHLRSERALPAPILNLLRETPADAHPMAVLRTAVSALALYDEEADTMGEAANHRKADRILAQIPTIIAAFDRLRKGEEPVAPLDHGSMAHNFLYMLNGEKPGTAAEETFDVCLVLHADHGLNASTFTSRVIGSTLSDMYSAVSGSIGALKGRLHGGANQEVMRMLLDIDEKGADPAPYVRDRLEADERVMGFGHRVYNTMDPRAAILRTMVKELSEEAGDMKWYEYTTKIHETMEEETGIDPNVDFFSGPTYYQLGLDPDLFTTIFALSRTAGWTAHLLEQWADNRLIRPRAQYVGARDRTVAPIEER comes from the coding sequence ATGGCTGACCAAGAATCTGTAACGGAGTTGACAACTGACGAGGCTCCCATCAAGGCTCGGGGGCTCGAAGGCGTCATCGCTCTCGAATCGGAGCTGTCCTCAATTGATGGGGACAAGGGCCAACTCATCTATCGCGGCTACGACATCCACGACCTCGCCGAGCATGCCTCGTTCGAGGAGGTCGTGTACTTGCTCCGCCACGGCGAACTTCCGACCCAGACCGAACTCGACGACTTCTCGTCTCACCTGCGCAGCGAGCGGGCCCTCCCCGCGCCCATCCTGAACCTCCTGCGCGAGACGCCCGCGGACGCCCACCCCATGGCGGTCCTCCGCACAGCGGTGTCTGCCCTCGCCCTCTACGACGAGGAGGCCGACACGATGGGGGAGGCCGCCAACCACCGCAAGGCCGACCGCATCCTCGCCCAGATTCCGACGATCATCGCGGCGTTCGACCGCCTTCGGAAGGGAGAGGAGCCGGTCGCCCCGCTCGACCACGGGTCGATGGCGCACAATTTCCTTTACATGCTGAACGGCGAGAAGCCCGGTACGGCCGCCGAAGAAACCTTTGACGTGTGCCTCGTGCTACACGCCGACCACGGCCTGAACGCCTCCACCTTTACCAGCCGCGTCATCGGGTCGACCCTCTCGGACATGTATTCCGCGGTTTCCGGGTCGATCGGCGCCCTCAAGGGGCGGCTGCACGGCGGGGCCAACCAGGAGGTCATGCGCATGCTCCTCGACATCGACGAGAAGGGCGCGGACCCGGCGCCGTACGTTCGAGACCGCCTCGAGGCCGACGAGCGCGTCATGGGCTTTGGCCACCGCGTGTACAACACCATGGACCCTCGCGCCGCCATTCTTCGCACCATGGTGAAGGAACTCAGCGAAGAGGCCGGCGACATGAAGTGGTACGAGTACACCACGAAGATCCACGAAACGATGGAGGAGGAGACGGGCATCGACCCCAACGTCGACTTCTTCAGTGGCCCCACCTACTACCAGCTCGGGCTCGATCCCGACCTCTTCACGACCATCTTTGCGCTGAGCCGCACGGCCGGCTGGACCGCCCACCTTCTGGAGCAGTGGGCTGACAACCGCCTGATCCGTCCACGCGCCCAGTACGTGGGGGCCCGCGACCGGACTGTGGCGCCCATCGAGGAGCGGTAG
- the murJ gene encoding murein biosynthesis integral membrane protein MurJ: protein MSDESETASAVEEAPESGEESAAGSVAGGIFLSRILGLLRERTVAYFFGVGAHADVLQVAFKSPNLLQNLLGEGTISAAFIPIYSRLIDEERPEAAGRFAGAIFGLLLAAAAGVALLGVVFAEPIVTVLAPGFLDDAAQVAAGTLSLNRFDLAVRAVRIIFPMAGVLVLSAWALGVLNSHRQFFVPYVAPALWNVAIIATLFGGGYMLAGMPGVPGALSSDALTRLLLVACVGAFGGGLLQFGVQLPFVVRQMKGFSFSLSIRVEGVREALSAFGPVVASRGVAQLSAYLDLFLASWLAVGALSALRYAQLLYMLPISLFGMSVAASELPELSRLTQEKAAAFSARLRRSLRQIAFLTVPTVVGYLVFGVLLVGALFRTGQFQAGSTWLVAIVLGGYSLGILATTLSRLLQNAFYAIGDTTTPAWIAVLRVTVSTIVAVPAMFWLDTIPLAAVVGPLPGDELFLGALGLSLGATVGAWVEVAALRHWLQGPLPDARIPWGNAGRMLGLALVSLGPGAAVWGLLPNWHVLVVAPIVVAAYAAVYLGAAWGLGVGAIEAWTRRFFG from the coding sequence ATGAGTGACGAGTCGGAGACAGCGTCGGCGGTGGAGGAGGCGCCGGAGTCGGGCGAGGAAAGTGCGGCTGGGTCCGTGGCCGGCGGCATTTTCCTGAGCCGGATTCTCGGGCTGCTGCGGGAGCGGACGGTGGCCTATTTCTTTGGGGTCGGGGCCCACGCGGATGTCCTCCAAGTGGCCTTCAAGTCGCCCAACCTGCTGCAGAACCTGCTGGGGGAGGGCACGATCTCGGCGGCCTTCATCCCCATCTACAGCCGCCTCATCGACGAGGAGCGGCCGGAAGCGGCAGGGCGCTTTGCCGGGGCCATCTTTGGATTGCTCCTGGCCGCGGCGGCGGGCGTAGCGCTGCTCGGCGTGGTGTTCGCGGAGCCGATCGTAACGGTGTTGGCGCCGGGCTTTCTGGACGACGCGGCGCAGGTGGCCGCGGGCACGCTGTCGCTCAACCGGTTCGACCTCGCGGTGCGGGCGGTGCGCATTATCTTTCCGATGGCCGGGGTGCTCGTGCTCTCGGCGTGGGCATTAGGAGTGCTTAACAGCCACCGGCAGTTCTTCGTCCCGTACGTGGCCCCGGCGCTGTGGAATGTGGCCATCATCGCCACCCTCTTCGGCGGCGGGTACATGCTGGCGGGCATGCCCGGCGTGCCGGGCGCCCTGTCGAGCGATGCCCTCACGCGCCTGCTGCTCGTTGCCTGTGTGGGCGCCTTCGGGGGTGGGCTTCTTCAGTTCGGGGTGCAGCTGCCGTTCGTGGTGCGACAGATGAAGGGCTTCTCGTTCTCGCTGTCGATCCGCGTGGAGGGGGTGCGCGAGGCGTTGAGCGCGTTTGGGCCGGTGGTGGCCAGCCGCGGGGTGGCGCAGCTCTCGGCGTACCTCGATCTCTTCCTGGCGTCGTGGCTGGCGGTGGGGGCCCTCAGTGCGCTCCGCTACGCCCAGCTGCTGTATATGCTGCCGATTAGCCTCTTCGGGATGTCGGTGGCCGCCTCGGAGCTGCCGGAGCTCTCGCGCCTAACGCAGGAAAAGGCGGCGGCCTTCTCGGCGCGCCTGCGTCGCTCACTGCGGCAGATTGCGTTCCTCACGGTGCCCACGGTGGTGGGCTACCTTGTGTTCGGCGTGCTGCTGGTGGGGGCGCTCTTCCGGACCGGGCAGTTTCAGGCCGGGAGCACATGGCTCGTCGCGATCGTGCTCGGCGGATACAGCCTCGGCATCCTGGCGACCACGCTGTCGCGCCTCCTCCAAAACGCGTTCTACGCGATTGGCGACACCACGACGCCGGCCTGGATCGCCGTCCTGCGCGTCACGGTCTCCACGATCGTGGCGGTGCCGGCCATGTTTTGGCTCGACACGATTCCGCTCGCGGCCGTCGTCGGGCCGCTCCCAGGCGACGAGCTGTTCCTGGGGGCGCTCGGGCTCAGCCTAGGGGCAACAGTCGGGGCATGGGTCGAGGTGGCGGCGCTGCGGCATTGGCTCCAGGGACCGCTCCCCGACGCCCGCATTCCGTGGGGAAACGCCGGGCGCATGCTGGGCCTCGCGCTCGTGTCGCTTGGGCCGGGGGCGGCTGTGTGGGGGCTTCTCCCGAACTGGCATGTGCTCGTTGTGGCGCCGATCGTCGTGGCGGCGTACGCGGCCGTCTACCTCGGGGCGGCCTGGGGCCTCGGCGTCGGTGCAATCGAGGCCTGGACGCGGCGGTTCTTCGGGTAA
- a CDS encoding MBL fold metallo-hydrolase has protein sequence MSTDVSPADRHAHTPPVTATLLGTGTSTGVPVIGCDCEVCTSTDPRDTRTRCACYVEVGDMGLLIDTGPDFRAQALREDIDRIDAVCYTHHHFDHVVGLDDLRPFFRDNRRVMPCYAHTDTAAVLRGNYDYVFGVDPYPGAANVELEVVDGPFRVPSRAADDTAVPVDPILLKHGDVPVHGYRLGRFAYLTDASAIPEASYGQLQGIDTLVLDGLRPRPHPTHFSFDEAVAAARRIGARRTYLVHMTHDVRHAEAEAALPDDIHLAHDGLTLEVPAYDSAGQDER, from the coding sequence GTGTCCACAGACGTTTCGCCGGCCGACCGCCACGCCCATACGCCTCCGGTCACTGCCACCCTGCTGGGGACAGGAACCTCCACCGGGGTGCCCGTCATCGGGTGCGATTGTGAGGTGTGCACCTCCACTGATCCCCGCGACACGCGCACCCGCTGCGCCTGCTACGTAGAGGTGGGCGACATGGGCCTCCTGATCGATACGGGCCCGGACTTCCGGGCGCAGGCGCTCCGCGAGGACATCGACCGCATCGACGCGGTCTGCTACACCCACCACCACTTCGATCACGTCGTGGGGCTCGACGACCTGCGTCCCTTCTTCCGGGACAACCGGCGGGTGATGCCGTGCTACGCCCACACCGACACCGCCGCGGTGCTTCGGGGCAATTACGACTACGTCTTCGGCGTGGACCCGTACCCCGGCGCCGCGAACGTGGAGTTGGAGGTCGTGGACGGCCCGTTCCGCGTGCCGAGCCGCGCCGCCGACGACACCGCGGTCCCCGTCGATCCCATCTTGTTGAAGCACGGCGACGTGCCGGTGCATGGCTATCGCCTGGGCCGCTTTGCGTACCTGACGGACGCGAGTGCCATCCCGGAGGCCAGCTACGGGCAGCTGCAGGGCATCGACACGCTCGTCCTGGACGGCCTTCGCCCCCGGCCGCACCCGACCCACTTCTCGTTCGACGAGGCCGTGGCCGCCGCCCGCCGCATCGGGGCGCGCCGGACGTACCTCGTCCATATGACCCACGACGTGCGCCACGCCGAGGCAGAGGCGGCCCTGCCCGACGACATCCACCTCGCCCACGACGGGCTGACCCTAGAGGTGCCGGCCTACGATTCTGCTGGGCAAGACGAACGGTGA
- a CDS encoding metal-dependent hydrolase: protein MAGYKGHIAGATVFGGGYLAALGYAFSVDAAYRQFTALEQVGYPLALLALALLFGLWPDVDTDSKGQEIFYSIFFAVDLFLVVTEQFRAAAYLGLVAVLLVLSTHRGWTHTWWAMVLVPSPLLILPYLHVPGRPLVGLPFYGAAVVGYLSHLVVDRLW, encoded by the coding sequence ATGGCGGGCTACAAGGGTCACATTGCGGGCGCGACGGTTTTCGGGGGCGGGTACCTGGCGGCCCTCGGGTACGCGTTTTCCGTCGACGCGGCCTACCGACAATTTACAGCGCTGGAGCAGGTGGGATACCCCCTTGCGCTCCTGGCGCTGGCGCTCCTGTTTGGCCTCTGGCCCGACGTGGACACCGACTCAAAAGGACAGGAGATCTTCTACTCGATCTTCTTCGCCGTGGACCTGTTCCTGGTGGTCACGGAGCAGTTTCGAGCGGCGGCCTACCTGGGGCTCGTGGCGGTGCTGCTGGTGCTTAGCACCCATCGGGGGTGGACGCACACCTGGTGGGCGATGGTGCTGGTGCCGTCGCCGTTGCTCATCCTGCCGTACCTGCACGTGCCGGGGCGCCCCCTCGTGGGGCTGCCGTTCTACGGGGCGGCGGTGGTGGGGTATCTGAGCCACCTCGTCGTGGATCGGCTGTGGTAG
- the sdhC gene encoding succinate dehydrogenase, cytochrome b556 subunit has translation MAVDTKERPSATQETDATAEQESRFQSYRIRTGMFAWMMHRLTGVGLVVYLIVHIWGLTALTDPETFNALIAKYHSPIFKVGEFALLVAVAYHAMNGLRLVLIDFLGWSPKQKKLFWTLGAVTAVIIAVGGWPSIYALGEWLLGPGSMPTLFL, from the coding sequence ATGGCCGTTGACACCAAAGAACGCCCCTCGGCGACCCAGGAGACGGACGCGACCGCCGAGCAGGAAAGTCGGTTCCAGTCCTATCGCATCCGGACCGGCATGTTTGCCTGGATGATGCACCGCCTGACCGGCGTGGGACTGGTCGTGTACCTCATCGTCCACATCTGGGGCCTGACCGCGCTGACGGACCCGGAGACCTTCAACGCGCTCATTGCGAAGTACCACAGCCCCATCTTCAAGGTGGGTGAGTTTGCCCTCCTGGTGGCGGTGGCCTACCACGCGATGAATGGCCTTCGCCTTGTGCTCATCGACTTCCTGGGGTGGAGCCCGAAGCAAAAGAAACTGTTCTGGACGCTGGGGGCCGTCACGGCCGTCATCATTGCCGTGGGCGGCTGGCCGTCGATTTACGCACTCGGCGAGTGGCTCCTCGGGCCCGGATCGATGCCGACGCTGTTCCTCTAG
- a CDS encoding succinate dehydrogenase hydrophobic membrane anchor subunit, which translates to MAQTNALNWFLHRITGTFLIFMLITHFWVQHYDHQAASVTHEVVTEKNEMPDYPEEAKEGVEARFGPDAEATPYQVVMQRLADPVYAVLWKGFNILFLVVALHHGFYGLNNVMTDYIRDPMGRLIAKSLSWTVALGLLIIGTYSVLTAGW; encoded by the coding sequence ATGGCTCAGACCAACGCCCTAAACTGGTTCCTGCACCGCATCACCGGCACCTTCCTCATCTTCATGCTGATCACCCACTTCTGGGTGCAGCACTACGATCACCAGGCCGCTTCGGTGACCCACGAGGTCGTGACGGAGAAGAATGAGATGCCGGACTACCCGGAGGAGGCGAAGGAGGGCGTGGAGGCCCGCTTCGGCCCGGACGCCGAGGCCACTCCGTACCAGGTGGTGATGCAGCGGCTGGCCGATCCGGTCTACGCGGTGCTGTGGAAGGGGTTCAACATCCTCTTTCTGGTTGTGGCCCTCCACCACGGCTTCTACGGCCTGAACAACGTGATGACCGACTACATCCGTGACCCCATGGGGCGACTGATTGCCAAGTCTCTGTCATGGACGGTGGCCCTGGGGCTGCTCATCATTGGAACCTACTCGGTGCTCACCGCCGGGTGGTGA
- a CDS encoding Rne/Rng family ribonuclease yields MSKEIVFNVGKEQTRIAIVEDGKPVELYIENAEHKRTIGNLYLGQIRKVMPSIQAAFVDIGQEQDAFLHFSDLSDNLPYLLDFLGLEKPKVEAIDVPTGKKDWDKRPSDILNRRQTILVQVTKEPISNKGSRISTDISLAGRFLVLVPLQNYVAVSRKITDDEERRRLESLASSLVPDGVGVIVRTVAQDRDAKSLDKDMKLLMERWRRVEKRLKDKPSPPELVHEDVDMASSIVRDEFSEEYDRILVDHEGLHSSIQSYVRAVGPQLVDRVELYKGNQPVFESVGIQHGADRAFKDRVELPSGGYLFIEKTEAMHVVDVNSGRSGKGKSQAENSLNVNLEAARVIARQIRLRDLGGIIVVDFIDLRGEKDKKKVYDEVKKGFEEDRAVTKVLPMSDFGLVEITRQRLRPSITTTFSSANGTPSDDGGGDGADPKELRQAERKIQSLEKEVKKREREVKRLKEEDDTPDEEVTALRQKIQALEDKLEAARAQQVAESAESRPSPAEESTASAGDDAVPEDLVEDIEQWLVAHSDAHRAVTLQVHPFVAAFLRRPVPTYTTRWFMDHLVRVHVEEDAEVPPHTFRATDKSGDPLPESP; encoded by the coding sequence ATGTCCAAAGAAATTGTCTTCAACGTCGGCAAGGAGCAGACGCGCATCGCCATCGTCGAAGATGGCAAGCCCGTCGAGCTCTACATTGAAAATGCCGAGCACAAGCGTACGATCGGCAACCTGTACCTGGGGCAGATCCGAAAGGTGATGCCCAGCATTCAGGCGGCCTTCGTCGACATCGGACAGGAACAGGACGCCTTCCTCCACTTCTCGGACCTGTCCGACAACCTGCCGTATCTGCTCGACTTCCTCGGGCTCGAAAAGCCGAAGGTGGAGGCGATCGACGTGCCTACGGGCAAAAAAGACTGGGACAAGCGCCCGTCCGACATCCTCAATCGCAGGCAGACGATCCTCGTCCAGGTCACCAAGGAGCCCATCTCGAACAAGGGCAGCCGCATCTCCACGGACATCTCGCTTGCGGGGCGCTTCCTGGTGCTAGTGCCCCTCCAGAACTACGTTGCCGTCTCGCGCAAGATTACCGACGACGAAGAGCGCCGCCGTCTTGAGTCCCTGGCCAGCAGCCTCGTCCCCGACGGCGTGGGAGTCATCGTGCGCACCGTTGCCCAGGACCGCGACGCCAAGTCGCTGGACAAGGACATGAAGCTGCTGATGGAACGGTGGCGCCGCGTGGAGAAGCGGCTCAAAGACAAGCCGAGCCCCCCGGAGCTTGTGCACGAAGACGTGGACATGGCCTCCTCCATTGTGCGGGACGAGTTCTCGGAGGAGTACGATCGCATCCTGGTGGACCACGAGGGACTGCACAGCAGCATCCAGAGCTACGTGCGGGCTGTGGGGCCGCAGTTGGTCGACCGTGTGGAGCTGTACAAAGGCAACCAGCCGGTCTTCGAGTCGGTGGGCATCCAGCACGGGGCCGATCGCGCGTTCAAGGACCGCGTGGAGCTGCCCTCCGGGGGCTACCTCTTTATCGAGAAGACCGAGGCGATGCATGTGGTCGACGTCAACTCGGGGCGCTCCGGGAAGGGCAAATCGCAGGCCGAAAACTCGCTCAACGTCAACCTGGAGGCCGCCCGCGTGATTGCGCGGCAGATTCGGCTCCGCGACCTGGGGGGCATTATCGTCGTCGACTTTATCGACCTGCGCGGCGAGAAGGACAAGAAAAAAGTCTACGACGAGGTCAAGAAGGGCTTCGAAGAAGACCGGGCGGTGACGAAGGTGCTGCCGATGAGCGACTTCGGCCTCGTCGAGATCACCCGCCAGCGGCTCCGCCCCAGTATCACGACGACCTTCTCGTCGGCCAACGGGACGCCGTCCGACGATGGCGGCGGTGACGGGGCCGACCCCAAAGAGCTTCGCCAGGCCGAGCGTAAAATTCAAAGCCTGGAGAAGGAGGTGAAGAAGCGCGAGCGTGAGGTGAAGCGCCTGAAGGAAGAGGACGATACGCCGGACGAAGAGGTGACGGCCCTGCGGCAGAAAATTCAGGCGCTCGAAGACAAGCTTGAAGCGGCCCGGGCCCAGCAGGTGGCGGAGAGCGCAGAGTCTCGTCCGTCCCCCGCGGAGGAATCCACCGCGTCGGCAGGGGACGACGCTGTCCCCGAGGACCTTGTCGAAGACATCGAGCAGTGGCTCGTGGCACACAGCGATGCCCACCGTGCCGTGACGCTCCAGGTGCATCCATTCGTCGCGGCGTTCCTGCGGCGCCCCGTGCCCACGTACACGACCCGCTGGTTCATGGACCACCTGGTGCGGGTCCACGTCGAGGAGGACGCAGAGGTCCCGCCGCACACCTTCCGGGCGACGGACAAGTCCGGCGACCCCCTGCCGGAATCGCCATAG
- the aroQ gene encoding type II 3-dehydroquinate dehydratase, with protein MPLLVLNGPNLNLLGTREPETYGTTTLADIQSDLTESFPEVTLRFAQENSEGALIDHLHAAHEDEVDGVVFNPGGYTHTSVALRDAVAAIEPPVVEVHLSNVHAREDFRRTSRIAPACVGQMSGFGADGYRLAVGYFVGREA; from the coding sequence GTGCCCCTCCTCGTCCTCAACGGCCCCAACCTGAACCTGCTCGGCACCCGCGAGCCGGAGACCTATGGCACCACGACGCTTGCCGACATTCAGTCCGATCTCACCGAGTCGTTTCCCGAGGTCACGCTCCGCTTCGCGCAGGAGAACAGCGAAGGCGCGCTCATTGACCATCTGCACGCCGCGCACGAGGACGAAGTTGACGGTGTGGTCTTCAATCCGGGCGGGTACACCCATACGTCCGTCGCCCTGCGCGACGCGGTCGCCGCGATCGAGCCACCGGTGGTGGAGGTGCACCTTTCGAACGTCCATGCCCGAGAGGACTTCCGGCGCACGTCACGGATCGCCCCGGCCTGCGTGGGGCAGATGAGCGGCTTTGGGGCGGACGGGTATCGGCTGGCGGTGGGGTACTTCGTGGGCCGTGAAGCGTGA